In Cydia amplana chromosome 5, ilCydAmpl1.1, whole genome shotgun sequence, the genomic window tattaaattaaatatgaaattatttgttatttagttattttattttgaataaccTGATTTACCTGATGATGGAGATGATGACTGTGGCGACGGTTAACGGCATATTCTGTGGTCTGTTTGTCTCCGATTATCACAACACGATCGTACCAAACATGAAGAAATTAAATATGGCGGCCACTTTCAACAACTTTACCATCTTTTACCTAGTTGGTCAGAGTTTGTGTAATGTATCAAACAAAGagaaatatctgggcgaccgagctttgctcggaaaacatataaaaactcgaaaacgtgcgttttcccagggataagacctagctagatcgattttttgcccccaaaaacccctatatagaaaattttatcgaaatcattagagccgtttccgagatccccgaaatatatatataaataaataaataagtaaataaatatacaagaatttctcgtttaaaggtataaataaataaataagtaaataaatatacaagaattgctcgtttaaaggtataagatataaccactacgttttagtatcaaatgtatgggtaaaataggtaggtaggtatatggtaGGTATACACAAGGTATAAGCGACAATTACAAGTCTGTGGGTATACATCATAGATTAATATTCGATTAACATAACATAAACAAGGTCTTACTAACCTTTTTCCGCATACTTAATTAGAACCAAAAATAAGGACCAAGCTTGTCAAAACCCTTTTGTCAACATCTTGTCACGCTGTGACATAATTTACGTCTCTAATCGCCAAATCATTTTATACAACACAAACCATATTGTTTACTACCTATTCGTTGATACAAACAATGcatttaaaaaacaatttataacaaaattaaaaaatgaatgACCAAGATCCTTGCTGGCCGTGCGACCAAGACGTAATCGAGAAATTCCCTCCCTGCCCCTTACAATGCAGATCTGAAAAATGCAAGGCGTTTAAAAGAATTTCCTTGGAAGGCATACCAATAGTATGGGTGCTCGGTGGCCCAGGCTCGGGCAAAGGCACGCAGTGTCAGAAAATCTTAAGCAAGTATGGCTTCATACTTTTATTGCCTGATGCGTTGGTTCACGAGGAGGTGAAGTCAGGGTCGGTGCGAGGAAAGTGCCTGTCTAAGATTTTGGAGCGAAGTGAGTGGCTTATTTAGCTATTTGTATTTCTGTCAATCGTTTTGACGATCCTGCTATCGTAATTTGTGCCTTTCGTTTCGCGCCATGAACGCTTGTATTGTTATGCTGTCAAAGTGACCTTCATAATTTCAACATTGTACCGCTGCTTTTAGGGCATTTATTATATGTAAGAAACCTCGAAGTAAAAGAAAAAGTAAGGTACATTTGTTAACTTGAGGAAGGGGGCTGCTGTGTACGTAATATTTAATGACAAGCGGCAATCTAAGAACAAGAATTGAGAGCTTCAGATATCAGTTGATTTATCTCACGTATTTTCTTCGTTTTCAACCTCGGGATGggttagattagatttatttcaTTACCTTTATTTCATTACCttgcgaccacgaccagtgaaacctgtgtcgaaacgtcggtaaataaaggtaattaaccttttggacgccagtgaccgatatatacgcaccgcaggtctaacgccaaagacgtattaatcggtcatagaccacagagcaacatagacctaggtgcatatgcataaagttcaatttcagttttgacacttcgatgacgtggcgtctgagagacagcttttgtgtttgacacggcgtcgaaaaggttaaatacatttcgcgatagacccgtttataaatgtgagttaatatgtgtttaaaacacgaaagttttaaatattatagattAGATTTCTTCTATTATTTACGATGAAAGGAAACCTAAATTTTCTTCCTTTAAGATGACACAGCTCCAAGTGATGTGATCATCGACCTGCTGAAAGACGCCATCTACAAAAACGCCAGGGCCGCTAAGGGCTTCCTCCTTGACGGGTTcccgaaagagaagagtcaagccgtcatgtttgagaaaagaatTAGACCCTGCACGGTAAGTACTTTTACGTCACCCGCGTTCCCGCTAcacgagaagaaaatctcacttcctggccaaggcaagacgtaaaacttagACAAATCACGgacggtaattcgtaaagccccagatcgcatatttatggccctcaccttcggttcgggccacaaacacctgcgatctggagcatttacgaatacaccttcctaggtatgtaatatacTACCTATATGTAATGTTATGGGCTTTCTTGGTTACTTATCTCAAATACAATCAGCTCAAGAGTTCAATTCCAATCCGAATCCACTTCAATAAAAACGTAAAGCAAACCAAACCAATTATCCATTAGGTATCTCCTGGGTCATtgatataggtaagtacagaAAAACAACAATTATCGCATTTGTTCccgaaaataaaacaatacctaATTTCTACTTATCTACCAGACAAGCTCGCCACCTTTGTGTATCCTTTATCAATACGGTTGTATTTTGTACGGTTGGGAGCGTCAGGATGACAGAACCATGGACACCAATGTTACTACAAACAAATTTAGATCCTCCACTACACCTTATGAAACAAAGTCCCCTCGCCGcgtgtctgtttgtgtgtatgttccgataaactcaaaaactacttaaCGGATTTTCACGCGGCTTTCAccaatcaatagagtgattcttgaggaaggtttaggtgtaggtatgttttgttaaggttttgtgtaagcCCGTGCGAAGCCTCGTCTCTAGTAACCTTATATGACCCTTCTAGGTAATATTCTACCTCGAAGCATCATCAGACACCTTGACGAAGCGGATCATGAAACGCGAGCCCGCGAACGAGCAAGCAGTCAAACAGAGGGTGAAGGCGACGTTTGAAGTTGATGAGCTGCTGTTGGCTGCGTACTCTGATAAAGCGTTTAGAGTAAGTGCAGACAGAACCCTATATTATCGatagttaaccttttggacgccaatgaccactatatccgcaccgtaggttcaaccccaaagaccgattaatcggtcacagaccacagagcaacatagagctacgtgcatatgcataaagtttaatttcagttttgacacttcggtgacgtggcgtcagcgtgacagcttttgtgtttgacacggcgtcgaaaaggttaaactgaCCATTCGTTCATCTTTTCGCCGCCACGTCAATGAAGTAATACTTAGTGTCCTCAACGCCATGTCAAAAATgcggttggcaactgtcaaaggtagCAAAATTACAGTTACAGAAAAACTGAAATCCTTAACCTATGAAGAAATAGAATCCCTCATTTCTTTTGCAGTATAGTGTATTATACGTAATCAGAGTCGTAGAATCACACACGCACACCCActcacacccacacacacacactcagacacacagacacacgcgcgcacacacgcacacacacacacacacttaatattaataataatgtaggtatattttagctTAAGTTAGTGTaaggtagtttttagggttccgtagccaaatggcaaaaaacggaacccttatagattcgtcatgtctgtctgtctgtccgtctgtccgtctgtctgtccgtccgtatgtcacagccacttttctccgaaactataagaactatactgttgaaacttggtaagtagatgtattctgtgaaccgcattaagattttcacacaaaaatagaaaaaaacattaaatttttggggttccccatacttcgaactgaaactcaaaattttttttttcatcaaacccatacgtgtggggtatctatggataggtcttcaaaaatgatattgaggtttctaatatcatttttttctaaactgaatagtttgcgcgagagacacttccaaagtggtaaaatgtgtgtccccccccccctgtaacttctaaaataagagaatgataaaactaaaaaaaatatatgatgtacattaccatgtaaacttccaccgaaaattggtttgaacgagatctagtaagtagtttttttttaaacgtcataaatcgcctaaatacggaacccttcatgggcgagtccgactcgcacttggccgcttttttagattagactatactaaactaaattaaattcaaatatatatCGAATTGTTAGAACGAAAATGTTGGCTGGGAAGAGCGGGGTCTCCTGTCACaggtatattttacttactAGGAGACTccattaaatgtattgttaaaacgaaacatttacctaaataaataatttttcatatttttttttcaaaggttTGCTATCATAGCatgcccctttttagggttccgtacccaaagggtaaaacgggaccctattactaagactccgctgtccgtccgtccgtctgtcaccaggctgcatctcacgaaccgtgatagctagacagttgaaattttcacagatgatgtatttctgttgccgctataacaacaaatactaaaaacagaataaaataaagatttaagtggggctaccatacaacaaacatgatttttgaccgaagttaagcaacgtcgggcggggtcagtacttggatgggtgaccgtttttttgcttgttttgctctattttttgttgatggtgcggaaccctccgtgcgcgagtccgactcgcacttggccggtttttctccAGGCAGGGCCGCTGCTGccgcggccgctctaggcgccggatggcaggGGGGGTGCCAAAATggcaaaagagaaaaaaaaagttttaaaagtatgGCGAGGGGGTGAGGGGGGGGGGCTGTAGAAAACTTCaccgaagggcgccaaaacccgatttcgctctaccctgatcaagggctcgggccggcactgcatccagggcattaaaaaaacaaaatgtttacACAAATCTAGGGAcaattgacagggcaagctatgatggcgccgtCTGCTAAATACTgcaaccggccaaccccattgcacGTAGACAACCCGAATAACATATCAAGTCATGGCGTGTGGAAGTGTGGGGCACGAAATGTActgactttatatcaagtcaatggcggcgaAAAGGTTAATGGTCAGTTAACTGTATTGCTGTTAAAGTAAGGACAGTAaacacgaagaatttcgtacattgatcCGCCATCTCCTATCTACTTATCACCTATATCGCACGCttgtaattaaatacctacaggTATTCCTAGCTGTTCCGCCCATGATGTCGATTTGGCGGTTAGTTTCCGATTCGCCGGATACCTGTTTCGCCGGATTTACTTTAGTAAGTCACAATCCGAGTAAACGAGAATCCGATGATACATGAATCCGGCGAATCGAGAACTacctaaagccccctccagactatgtatatatatatatataaatatatatatatatatgtatatacatacttatatagatggtcaagcaaatcttgtcagtagaaaaaggcgcgaaattcaaattttctatgggaatttatcccttcgcgcctacatttttcaaatttgccgcctttttctactgacaagatctgcttgaccatctagagacaaaccaaagaaagtctgcagcgctagattaaaagtagtttttaaaaatcagtatgcgacaacaccacagaaaatggattaaatagtcttgatacttgtgaaatttctaccatatttaccgtctatgaaaaaattaagctgtatgcacagcttaatttttatggtaaaataaatttcattccaacaatagatgtcactattaatatgtagacatatactaatattgataaataatattgggagaatgtgacatttggcttcatcaaaattaataagcttttgtaatatccgcgacggcggtaaataggtacagagggcctaccgcgaacaccgaagttctcaatatgcgagcatctttctcttttactcccattaaggcgcgcgtaattagattgacagagaaattgcccgcaatttgcgaactagttttcggaaaaacgaaataaaccattaaaacaataaacatatattaaaaattaattttagctttaactagtaggtacccatgccgtgagcataagcatggaggttgtgggttcgagctcaaaacccggctagtaccaatgagtttctcgaaatgttagaggaagttcataagtatgcctatacctattaggtgtgttcaatttgctgtgaaaccttagtctaaaccaatattatattatctaagtaggtacacatggtgaagtattaagatgtttcattccacttacccgtcatcaactccaaattttgtaaacattgtcgtttttcagcttgaatcgcctcgtgctgactttttacaagtgtaaaattattcgtcatgcggaaaagtaactcccgcacgccggttttgtaaggtttcaccatgtttattccgttcatcacaaaacacaatgaatatttaaacgattttgacaaacacatacatagtgcatgacgtttactgactgcttaaaaaacattgccatatgtagttttttaattcgatgtcaaattattgcgctgcagactttctttggtttgtctctatatatatattcgcagacagcgaaatcgactccacactcgcgttcgcggcttcgcgccgcgattcgcgcacgagtgtggagggggcttaaccTAGTTGTTGACGGTCAATGCCATTGTGCGAGCAGCAAATTCTTCCTGCTTACCGTCCATACTTTAGATCTGGACGTACCTTGTAATAAAGAATGAAGTAAATAAAACCTTTGTCTATTAACAGATAAATGCCGAGAATGATGCAGACACGATGTTCCGCGAACTGTCAGAGATCCTAGACTCATTCGTCTCTAAGAACACTTAAGCCACTGTCTTACCAGAATTCAAGATgccgttttttatggtacctacattATCTACTAGTCAAGACAGAAAAAGTTGTTTCTTCCTAAATAAAATCTGATCACTGGTCAAAACGGCCCCCAAAGTATTTCTCTTATTTCATTCCTTTTTACTCTTTGCCAAAAAACGGGTTATGTTTTCAAGGATGtaacaaaaaacgcaataaaacACCTCATTGAAAAActcgtacaataaattattttaaaaagatCACAATCCGGATTCCCTAACTGGCCGTGACCTCGGCGCGGGTCTCTTCCTGTCTGCCCTGGTTTTCCTGTCTCCCGTGGCTTTCCTGTGTCCCCTGTTCCTGTTGCCCCTGGCTTCCCTCCCCGTCCCGGTCCTCTTTGGCGGGGGTCTCCAGCATGTCGGACAGGATCTCTTCTAGAGTAGACGCTAGCGCGTTCGGGTTGCTGGAGCTATCCAGCTGGAACATTTAAGCCGGGTATTCATTAGACAACTTTTGTTAATAAACACTGTTTAATGACTGTTTATAAACAGTGTTGCACGATGTTTCATCATCTCTGTAAACATGTTTATAAACAAGGATGATGAAATATTGTTGCATAAACATGTTGCTGTGCTCTCCACTCTAGGTGGAGAGCAAGACGAAACATTCAGTTTATAAACAGATGTCATCGAGTGGGGACATGTGTGACGCAAGTTTAGAAACATAGATAATCCTCGGGAGACATCCTAGCAACAAATAAACTGTGGACTGCTAAGTTTCAGAAACAGTGTTTACGGTAAACTTGTTGCAAAACATGATGATCAAATTCATAAACAGTTTATTAACAAATGTTGCCTAATGAATACCCGGCTTTAAAAGTAGTAAAATGAAAATGCAACTACAAATACCAGTTTGCTATGGACATTGTTCCTGCGTATAAAAACGTAGCCGAAGGAGGGTTACAATGCttcaagaaattgtagaaatgaaataaaatataactatgggGTGAAACATAGTGCAACACCAGTTAATTTGTCTCAACAATCACTTTttttggcccaaaaatacgttgacaattTATCAATTTTTTCTTTCTAACACCTCTTTtacaaaatatcattaaaattacaattattttactAAAACAAAACGTATCTTTCCAAATATTCTCTTGAAAAATTTGTCAAAGGTAATTTTTGGGCGACCCTGTAATTTAATTTACGTCACCCCGCCCGCCCGTAAGTTGGATTTTCTAGAGATGATGGGATTTTctagaaaatctcacttcctggccaaggcaagacgtaaaactttagacaaacacgggcggtaattcgtaaagccccagatcgcatatttatcgcATATTTTACAAACACCTGCAATCTGAGgtattcacgaattcacctccctaggtatgtaatgcactattacctacttaatatttttgtaaTCGTATCTTTACTGTAGTGGTGGTGTCTTACCGTGACAATATGTCCTCCGAGCCGTTTGTGCACGCTCTTGACTTTGTGCGCCGCTTCCCTGACGATCTGCCTCGCGGAGTTTATGTCCGACTCTGGTCTGCCCAATTCCGATAGTTTCGCCTGAAGTCGCGTCGCTGCCACCTGTCAATCGAGGCAAAATTTtacttatatacttacatacatcACTGGCAGTTGGGTATTCCGAAGGCGGACAGGTTTGGGCTTCGTCGCACATACCCTCTAAAATTTTACTTAAAGAAATCTTATATTATGTCATCTGGGGAAAcgacgagaaaaaaaaaacgcacatCCGTCTAACGGCACGAATGGCACTTCCACACCTTTAAATTGTAATTACAATACCTACAAATCTACAACAGATACAGGACGGTCAGCAGGTATGTGAGGTTACACCCCTTGACTGTACATCGTATCGAGAGTCCAACAAAAATGAAACAAAATGGCGGAATACCTACCTCATTATCAACTTCCAGCGCGACGATCTTCTCTGGCCACTTGACCTGGCGGTGGAACATGCTGGACATGCGAGAGCTCTTGGGGAATCCCACCAGGATGAAGCCCTTGCAGTCCTGCTGCTGCAGCATTTCTTCCTTGATCAGGTCCACCGTCAGTTGCTGCGGACATACCGTAAGGTTAAAGAGAGTctagagttggtcaaaggcgcCTAGCCTTTCAAAGATAGCATTCACCAGAGATTTCCGGACGGGTATCGTcgtggccgggtggtctagttATACCGTAAGGTTACTTTTGGTTTGCAatatgtaagttttaagttatataCTTCACTCAAACATGGTTAGATATGGCTGTcttcataattaattaaaaaagaaacagAAGCGAAAAATTGCAGTTGGGTTCGTCTATATCACCCCTTAATGACAGCCTCTTCCTCGTTAAATTATTGTCTACTTCCGGtctaaatacctatatttcTTCACTCTTGATTTGAAAATATTCAGGAAAGAAGATGGCGCACGAACTTCTGAACTGAACCTTTGAAAGTAAAGATTCCTTCTAAAATTCCCTATTAATGGAATAGCCTAGTACGTCAGGTACGTCTTGAGCATTCAGCCGGTCGGCCATCAGCCGGCCCCGGGCAGTGTCCTCGGCCTCGGCGCGCACCAGTTCGCCAGGCCTGATCATGGTGTAGCCGGTGATGGAGTTGGTTAGTTACCTCGGGAACCTCGTCTTGAGCATTCAGCCGGTCAGCTATCAGCCGGCCCCGGGCCGTGTCCTTCTCGGCCTCGGAGCGCACCAGCTCGCCAGGCCTGATCATGGTGTAGCCGGTAATGTTGGAGATGGTCTGCGCCACCGTCTGGTTCCCGGCGCCGGGGACGCCGTTCACGAAGATGACTGGGAGGTTTCTGATGGGCGTCATGTCGTATACGCCTTCATCCTAAAATTTAATGGATATTACACTTCTTTATATTAAgagaaaaaatgataaattcACCGCTTCCTTTGCGACCTTTCGGACCTATTCTTTTTCGGCGTGCGCGAGGCACGTTTTGTGCGCGAGGAAATTACCTCGCGCGTAATGCTATAGCAGagctaatatatatatatattagctctgtgtggacccggctattggtaaatatagttggtcaaaccaatttgtcagtcagtaacaaccaggaaaaccatactcattcttttcttttgggtgttagtactagtgtaagacaaagatagtatgattctctctatgtttgaaatgagacagtcctttgataaaCTATAAATTTGGCGCGTCgtctgatccgctacttttaCTGCCGACTGTACTAACTGTGTAGATAACTGCCTTGAGGAAGTTCAACTCTGATAAACTTGTGTCTGTTGGATCTTGTGGCCTTTCAACTCTGGTAACATGACTTGCTATAAAAACTGGCCAACTTCAATAATAGCGTAATACATCGATCAAGGAACATGATTTATCAGCCAAAATATATCATTATAACAGCTGGTCGTGGCTAAATATGTCACAGAGCACAACTATTAAGATATCACATCACCCAAAAAACAACGAAACATACCTCATTCTCATTCTTTGATGATAAACAGCCCATTATGGCTACAAACTAATTACAAGTACAATTGTaaactaataataattaatatccaATAAAGTTTGTGAAATATAATGACATTGCCAATACAGGTGACACAATTTTGAAATGGGTAACGTCTAGATTAGTGACGGTTTTCGAATTATGGCGGTAACTGGCCAGTAAGGACATTGTCTGGAATATACAAACCTCCTTTTAGCATGATGTACAAACAGGAACACACTTAACTAtccattggtggaccttattacaaaggcataaggtccaacgATGGCGGACCTATGCCCGTAGATATGGAGTCAgtctaagtgtaagtgtaaggcctgagtggacgatCGAgtagggcgtgcagcggggcggggcgtgcagcgtgcatgttaaacaaatgcaagcgtattggagcggccttagtgcacgctgctcaaatcacttgtgagcccgacgccacgctgcacgccccgccgaacgctccgcttcgagcgtctactcagaccttacactaaggcctcaTAAGCACGAGCGCTTTTACAACGCGCTTGAATCCGTCCGCACGCTAAGttcgatttaacgaccaacacttaaagtcgaaaatcaaacaacgcttgataaaaagcggcACCGCCATCGTTTAAATATATACGTACCCATTTGATGTAGTGCAAAGTGcaaaattattttccatcgtattttcacggaaacctacgaacgtgtcttactatttcagtcagtctcggt contains:
- the LOC134648521 gene encoding adenylate kinase isoenzyme 1-like, with the translated sequence MGCLSSKNENEDEGVYDMTPIRNLPVIFVNGVPGAGNQTVAQTISNITGYTMIRPGELVRSEAEKDTARGRLIADRLNAQDEVPEQLTVDLIKEEMLQQQDCKGFILVGFPKSSRMSSMFHRQVKWPEKIVALEVDNEVAATRLQAKLSELGRPESDINSARQIVREAAHKVKSVHKRLGGHIVTLDSSSNPNALASTLEEILSDMLETPAKEDRDGEGSQGQQEQGTQESHGRQENQGRQEETRAEVTAS
- the LOC134648369 gene encoding adenylate kinase isoenzyme 1-like translates to MNDQDPCWPCDQDVIEKFPPCPLQCRSEKCKAFKRISLEGIPIVWVLGGPGSGKGTQCQKILSKYGFILLLPDALVHEEVKSGSVRGKCLSKILERNDTAPSDVIIDLLKDAIYKNARAAKGFLLDGFPKEKSQAVMFEKRIRPCTVIFYLEASSDTLTKRIMKREPANEQAVKQRVKATFEVDELLLAAYSDKAFRINAENDADTMFRELSEILDSFVSKNT